From Fibrobacter sp. UWB16, one genomic window encodes:
- a CDS encoding replication-associated recombination protein A, with protein sequence MDAPLAERLRPQNLDEFLGQNKILGQQSLLRKSLENDSIPSMIFWGPPGCGKTSLAHVIKQHTKKRFVALSAVASGVKEVKEVLADARQMKHAFMDTILFIDEIHRFNKGQQDALLGAVEDGTVTLIGATTENPGFEVNGALLSRCQLILFAPLSKEDLRTLIFSALRDHPRGLQLKDVEVEDAVVDKLIAQSEGDARFLLNQLEWIGKNLGDNKKIDEKLLEEFQYKKPLRYDKSGEEHYNLISALHKSVRGSDPDAALYWLHRMLQGGEDPRFILRRLMRMSMEDVGLADPNALLLATSAREAYDFMGIPEGLIALDELAIYLALAPKSNSVELAGMKADSIVKQTGTLPVPRAYRNSVTRVGKQLGYGNGYEYDHDSPGGYSAQEHLPTQLVGTTIYEPKPYGREKALGEKLAQLKQLKKERNEREGK encoded by the coding sequence ATGGACGCCCCTTTAGCAGAACGCCTACGCCCGCAAAACCTGGACGAGTTTCTCGGACAGAACAAGATTCTTGGACAGCAGAGCCTGTTGCGCAAGAGTCTTGAAAACGACTCTATCCCCAGCATGATTTTCTGGGGACCTCCGGGTTGCGGAAAGACGAGCCTTGCCCACGTCATCAAGCAGCATACCAAGAAGCGTTTTGTCGCGCTCTCAGCAGTTGCAAGCGGCGTGAAGGAAGTCAAGGAAGTTCTCGCGGACGCTCGCCAAATGAAGCACGCGTTCATGGATACAATCCTATTCATCGACGAAATCCACCGCTTTAACAAGGGGCAGCAAGACGCACTCCTCGGCGCCGTGGAAGACGGCACAGTGACGCTCATTGGCGCCACAACGGAAAACCCGGGTTTCGAGGTGAACGGGGCTTTGCTCAGCCGTTGCCAGCTGATCCTTTTTGCGCCATTAAGCAAAGAAGATTTACGCACTTTGATTTTCAGCGCATTGCGCGACCACCCACGCGGTTTACAGCTCAAGGATGTTGAAGTCGAAGACGCCGTTGTAGATAAGCTCATTGCACAGTCCGAAGGCGATGCAAGATTCTTGCTAAACCAGCTTGAATGGATTGGCAAGAACCTCGGCGACAATAAGAAAATTGACGAGAAGCTTCTCGAAGAATTCCAGTACAAGAAGCCCCTGCGCTACGACAAAAGCGGAGAAGAGCATTACAACCTGATTTCGGCATTGCACAAGTCCGTGCGCGGTTCCGACCCGGATGCTGCTCTTTACTGGCTCCACAGAATGTTACAGGGCGGCGAAGACCCGCGATTCATTTTGCGCCGTCTGATGCGCATGAGCATGGAAGATGTAGGCCTTGCAGACCCGAACGCACTTTTGCTTGCGACAAGCGCTCGCGAAGCATACGATTTTATGGGCATCCCGGAAGGCTTGATCGCACTCGACGAGCTCGCCATTTACTTGGCGCTTGCACCCAAGAGCAACAGCGTTGAACTTGCGGGAATGAAGGCCGATTCCATCGTGAAGCAGACCGGTACGCTCCCCGTGCCACGCGCCTACCGCAATTCCGTGACCCGCGTCGGGAAACAGCTCGGCTACGGGAACGGCTACGAGTACGACCACGACAGCCCGGGCGGATATTCTGCACAGGAGCACTTGCCCACGCAACTTGTCGGCACGACGATTTACGAACCCAAGCCGTATGGACGCGAAAAGGCGCTCGGTGAAAAACTCGCGCAGTTGAAGCAACTTAAAAAGGAACGCAACGAGCGAGAAGGAAAGTAA
- a CDS encoding thioesterase family protein: protein MENNFSFKTRIQVRYAETDAMGVVHHATYPIWFEQARVDFFRAVGAPYDEVEREGFASPVLELNVQYKRPCRFGDFVDVETKLVHDGRCKYKFLYQVTLNGELCTTGYSVHVFTKGGVPTRDKPECIKKVEDKIFSD, encoded by the coding sequence ATGGAAAACAATTTTTCTTTCAAGACCCGCATTCAAGTCCGCTATGCCGAAACCGACGCCATGGGCGTCGTACACCACGCCACCTACCCCATCTGGTTTGAACAGGCCCGCGTGGACTTTTTCCGCGCTGTAGGCGCCCCCTACGACGAAGTGGAACGCGAAGGGTTCGCAAGCCCCGTGCTCGAACTCAACGTACAGTACAAGCGCCCGTGCCGCTTTGGCGACTTTGTCGATGTCGAAACAAAGCTCGTACACGATGGACGCTGCAAGTACAAATTCCTCTACCAGGTGACTTTGAACGGCGAACTCTGCACAACCGGTTATTCCGTACACGTATTCACGAAAGGCGGAGTCCCGACACGCGACAAGCCCGAATGTATCAAGAAAGTCGAAGACAAGATTTTTAGCGATTAA